In Thiovibrio frasassiensis, one DNA window encodes the following:
- a CDS encoding sigma-54-dependent transcriptional regulator: MNTVLVVDDEPNYLIVLSELLREEGFGVFTAGNGEEALKILGETDIDLVITDMRMPGLDGLGLLKAAKALNPDLPMIMVTAFGEVEMAVAAMKAGAFNYLTKPFNNDELVLNTNKALEHYAVLRENMRLREEMRSRTSYASMVGKNQKMQAIFNLIEKVAPTSTSVLITGESGTGKELVARAIHCNSPREKAPFISLNCAGLPENLLESELFGHEKGAFTGAIALRKGRFELADTGSLFLDEVGEMPMPLQAKLLRVLQERCFERVGGSQTLRVDVRIIAATNRDLKDEVDKGHFREDLYYRLNVLHIHLPPLRERTDDIPMLVAHFVNKYAQQLNKPKLEIATETVRFLMTLPWEGNIRELENTIERAAILCSKNLIRPEDVQPESMTTKQPLQWLGGFDLDMIPEHTPLPDVLDGIEKKMVLSALDKADYVQTKAADALGITKSLLQYKMKKHAIAKR, translated from the coding sequence ATGAACACCGTATTAGTTGTAGACGATGAACCAAACTATCTGATAGTCCTCTCCGAACTGCTCCGCGAAGAAGGGTTCGGCGTTTTTACCGCCGGAAACGGCGAAGAGGCTCTCAAAATCCTGGGCGAAACCGACATTGACCTGGTGATTACCGATATGCGCATGCCGGGGCTTGACGGCCTGGGGCTGCTCAAGGCAGCGAAAGCCCTCAACCCTGATCTGCCCATGATCATGGTCACCGCTTTCGGCGAGGTGGAGATGGCCGTGGCCGCCATGAAAGCCGGGGCCTTCAATTATCTTACCAAGCCTTTCAACAACGATGAACTGGTGCTGAACACCAACAAGGCGTTGGAGCATTACGCCGTGCTCCGGGAAAACATGCGACTGAGGGAGGAAATGCGCTCCCGGACCTCGTATGCCAGCATGGTCGGTAAGAACCAAAAGATGCAGGCGATCTTCAACCTCATCGAAAAAGTCGCTCCGACCTCGACCTCGGTCCTGATCACCGGCGAGTCGGGCACCGGCAAGGAGCTGGTGGCCCGAGCGATCCATTGCAACAGCCCCCGGGAAAAAGCGCCCTTCATCTCCCTCAACTGCGCGGGCTTACCGGAAAATCTCCTGGAAAGCGAACTCTTCGGCCATGAAAAAGGCGCCTTTACCGGGGCCATCGCCTTGCGTAAAGGGAGGTTCGAGTTGGCCGATACCGGCAGCCTGTTCCTCGACGAGGTGGGAGAGATGCCCATGCCGCTTCAGGCCAAACTCCTGCGCGTTCTCCAAGAGCGGTGCTTTGAACGGGTTGGCGGCAGCCAAACCTTGCGAGTTGATGTCCGGATCATTGCCGCCACCAACAGGGATCTCAAGGATGAGGTCGACAAAGGACATTTTCGGGAAGATCTCTATTACCGGCTCAATGTACTCCACATCCACCTCCCGCCCCTGCGGGAGCGCACCGACGATATCCCCATGCTGGTCGCCCACTTCGTCAACAAATACGCCCAACAGTTGAACAAGCCCAAACTGGAGATTGCCACGGAAACCGTCCGCTTTCTCATGACCCTCCCCTGGGAAGGCAACATCCGGGAGCTGGAAAATACCATCGAACGGGCTGCCATTCTCTGCTCCAAAAACCTGATTCGTCCTGAAGATGTGCAGCCCGAGAGCATGACCACCAAACAGCCGCTGCAGTGGCTGGGCGGCTTTGACCTGGATATGATTCCGGAGCATACCCCTTTGCCCGATGTCCTTGACGGCATTGAAAAGAAAATGGTCCTCTCCGCCTTGGACAAAGCCGACTATGTTCAAACCAAAGCGGCCGATGCCTTGGGGATCACCAAGAGTCTGCTCCAGTACAAAATGAAAAAACACGCCATTGCAAAACGCTGA
- a CDS encoding NAD(P)/FAD-dependent oxidoreductase gives MKDESKVAIVGCGPAGMMAATVLSEAGLAVDIFEAKATAGRKFLVAGRGGLNLTHSEEAGRFAARYGSKAEIFSKLLGVFSPDDLRAWLQTLGIETFIGTSGRVFPKDAKAQDILKIWLEALGRRGVTFHYQHRWQGFSKTGGPLFLGANDELLEFSSQAILLALGGASWPQTGSDGSWTSLLTAKEVRIEPFRPANCGLEVEWSDYFRTHFSGKPLKNVLLRCGDQQATGDVMMTDHGLEGGPVYALSGSLRDLLEKSSPVPLLLDLKRDLPLPRLQEKLQQHRSKESLANFLRKTIHLTGPAYSLLREICSPEELQNTALLAERIKNLPIPITRTRPLAEAISSAGGIAFAEVNEDLMLRKLPGVFVAGEMLDWEAPTGGYLLQGAFSSGYQAALGILKWLGQQPQP, from the coding sequence ATGAAAGACGAGAGCAAAGTGGCGATTGTCGGCTGCGGTCCGGCGGGGATGATGGCCGCCACTGTCCTCAGCGAAGCTGGCTTGGCGGTGGATATTTTCGAGGCAAAGGCTACGGCTGGCCGCAAATTCCTGGTCGCCGGGCGTGGCGGCCTCAACCTCACGCATTCGGAAGAGGCCGGGAGATTTGCCGCCCGCTATGGCAGCAAGGCCGAGATCTTCAGCAAACTCCTTGGGGTTTTTTCCCCCGACGACCTTCGCGCCTGGCTACAAACCCTCGGGATCGAAACCTTTATCGGCACCAGCGGCCGGGTCTTTCCCAAGGACGCCAAGGCCCAGGATATTCTCAAGATCTGGCTCGAAGCTCTGGGCAGACGCGGGGTGACATTCCATTACCAACACCGTTGGCAGGGATTCAGCAAAACGGGCGGACCGCTCTTTCTTGGGGCAAACGACGAACTCCTCGAATTCAGCTCCCAAGCCATACTCCTTGCCCTGGGTGGGGCAAGCTGGCCTCAAACCGGCTCCGATGGGAGCTGGACCTCTCTTCTCACCGCGAAAGAGGTCCGGATTGAACCATTCCGCCCGGCGAACTGCGGGCTTGAAGTCGAGTGGTCCGATTATTTCCGTACCCACTTCAGCGGCAAACCTCTCAAGAATGTCCTGCTCCGCTGCGGCGACCAGCAAGCGACCGGCGATGTGATGATGACCGACCATGGCCTGGAAGGGGGGCCGGTCTATGCCCTGAGTGGTTCCCTCCGCGACCTGCTGGAAAAGAGCAGCCCGGTTCCCCTCTTGCTTGATCTCAAGCGTGATCTTCCCCTGCCACGCCTTCAAGAAAAGCTCCAACAGCATCGCAGCAAGGAAAGCCTGGCCAATTTTCTCCGTAAGACCATTCACCTCACCGGTCCTGCCTATTCGCTGCTCCGTGAGATCTGTTCCCCGGAAGAGCTGCAAAATACGGCGCTGCTTGCCGAACGGATCAAGAATCTCCCCATCCCCATCACCAGGACCAGACCTCTTGCCGAGGCAATTTCTTCCGCCGGAGGCATTGCCTTTGCCGAGGTAAACGAAGATCTCATGCTCCGGAAGCTTCCGGGCGTATTCGTGGCCGGGGAAATGTTGGACTGGGAAGCACCCACCGGCGGCTACCTGTTGCAGGGGGCTTTCAGCTCCGGATACCAGGCAGCCCTCGGGATTCTCAAATGGCTGGGGCAACAACCCCAGCCATAA
- the ppsR gene encoding pyruvate, phosphate dikinase/phosphoenolpyruvate synthase regulator — protein MWSSKDVYYISDSTGILATNLGQALICQFPEINFHEEKFPFVLNIEEAKKILNYILKKSAGRRPLIFSTIMTKEIRAVFDAPEVELFDAFEFFMTRLEGCLEAKALGVPGFSRHIDNLTMAKRVEAIHFCLEHDDGVNMHELDEAEVILLGVSRSGKTPVSVYLATQMGMKSANFPLTSEYLKEYLLPEEIIKNKKRAIGLTTTPEVLHNVREKRYADSNYAKRSTCSEEIQTAETIFHNHQIPIVSTAGKSIEEIATQVSQELGLSRKPTSLNERS, from the coding sequence ATGTGGTCATCGAAAGACGTATACTATATCTCGGACAGCACCGGAATTCTCGCAACCAACCTGGGGCAAGCCCTGATCTGCCAGTTTCCGGAAATCAATTTTCATGAAGAAAAATTCCCCTTTGTCCTCAACATCGAAGAAGCAAAAAAAATTCTCAACTATATCCTGAAAAAATCCGCCGGCCGGCGGCCCCTTATTTTCAGCACCATCATGACCAAAGAGATCCGCGCTGTTTTCGACGCCCCGGAGGTCGAACTTTTTGATGCCTTTGAATTTTTCATGACCCGGCTCGAAGGGTGCCTGGAGGCGAAGGCCCTGGGGGTCCCCGGCTTTTCCCGGCATATCGACAACCTGACCATGGCCAAACGGGTCGAAGCGATCCACTTTTGCCTGGAACATGATGACGGGGTCAATATGCATGAACTCGACGAGGCGGAGGTCATCCTCCTTGGGGTTTCCCGCTCCGGCAAAACCCCGGTCAGCGTCTATCTGGCAACGCAGATGGGAATGAAATCGGCCAATTTCCCCCTCACCTCGGAGTATCTCAAGGAGTACCTCCTGCCGGAAGAAATAATAAAAAACAAAAAACGCGCCATTGGCCTCACCACCACCCCGGAAGTCCTCCACAATGTCCGGGAAAAACGGTATGCAGACAGCAATTATGCCAAGCGCTCCACCTGTAGCGAAGAGATCCAGACCGCCGAAACCATCTTTCACAACCACCAGATTCCCATTGTCTCCACGGCGGGAAAATCCATAGAGGAGATCGCCACCCAGGTTTCCCAGGAGCTTGGCCTCTCCAGAAAACCTACCTCGCTGAACGAACGGAGCTGA
- a CDS encoding sensor histidine kinase, whose translation MITISMLPVWLLDFGGALALIVLSGLCLHHALAMARADRESPLAIFLLWFCGALFALALSRSSGHILKHLLTFFGKKDLWLLLAPYSGSINSMAFIVIASVTLFFNRIETITERMVRDREKIEKNSQELFRLNKEIEAVIAERTRTGMALRIAHEVRNPATIIGGMVRRLLNSYPPEEEGRLKLIHILDQARKLENLVSKFESVRPEAKKIFAPLDLNPIVAEAVESLQKDARAKDITLVSELSQAPLFFHGNSSLIKIALAHLLRNAVNACSKKSRIRITTEMTPAGSQVRIADNGPGISPEMLEIIFDPYQHINRQSSGLGLPYVKQIINEHMGTVTITSELGKGTTILIVLPTHLGELTGVAGGTYSI comes from the coding sequence ATGATCACCATTTCCATGCTCCCGGTCTGGCTCCTTGATTTCGGAGGCGCCTTGGCACTGATCGTACTTTCTGGCCTCTGCCTCCACCATGCCTTGGCCATGGCCCGCGCCGATCGCGAAAGCCCCCTGGCCATCTTTCTCCTCTGGTTCTGCGGAGCGCTGTTCGCCCTTGCCCTGTCCCGCTCCAGCGGTCACATCCTCAAACACCTCCTCACCTTTTTCGGCAAAAAAGATCTCTGGCTCTTGCTGGCCCCGTACAGCGGCTCCATCAACAGCATGGCCTTCATTGTCATCGCCTCGGTAACCCTGTTTTTCAACCGGATCGAAACCATCACGGAACGCATGGTTCGGGACCGCGAAAAGATCGAAAAAAACAGCCAGGAGCTCTTCCGCCTGAACAAGGAGATCGAGGCGGTCATCGCGGAGCGGACCCGCACAGGCATGGCCCTGCGGATCGCCCATGAGGTGCGCAACCCCGCCACCATCATCGGCGGCATGGTACGCCGCCTCCTCAACTCCTATCCCCCGGAAGAAGAGGGGCGGCTGAAACTGATCCATATCCTAGACCAAGCCCGTAAACTTGAAAATCTGGTGAGCAAATTCGAGTCGGTCCGACCGGAAGCAAAAAAAATCTTCGCGCCGCTTGACCTCAATCCCATTGTCGCTGAGGCGGTGGAATCGCTGCAAAAAGATGCCCGCGCCAAAGATATCACTCTGGTGTCCGAGCTGAGCCAGGCCCCGCTTTTCTTCCATGGCAACAGCTCGCTGATCAAGATTGCTCTCGCCCACCTGCTCCGCAACGCAGTGAATGCCTGCAGCAAAAAGAGCCGGATCCGCATCACCACCGAGATGACCCCAGCCGGCAGCCAGGTGCGTATTGCCGATAATGGCCCTGGAATCTCCCCGGAAATGCTCGAGATTATCTTCGACCCCTACCAACACATCAACCGCCAGAGCTCCGGCCTGGGGCTGCCCTATGTCAAACAGATCATTAACGAGCACATGGGGACGGTCACCATCACCAGTGAGCTGGGCAAGGGCACCACTATCCTGATCGTTCTCCCCACCCACCTGGGCGAACTTACCGGCGTTGCCGGCGGCACCTATTCCATCTGA
- a CDS encoding ABC-F family ATP-binding cassette domain-containing protein produces the protein MLAINQLSIQFGSKQLFKNVSVRVHPGEKIGLVGVNGAGKSTLLKIMAGVKHVDDGILARSKNISVGYLPQEITAFPPGRTLFQEAETAFAEALSLQKELDQVNQDLGRIPPEDPGFADLLHRQGDLQHRLDQSDIFTMESQIERILLGLGFSQSDFSKDSISFSGGWLMRLMLAKILLAKPDLLLLDEPTNHLDIESLTWLEEFLQNHRGAMVMISHDRSFLDNLTTVTWEISLGELTVYKGNYSKYLVDKANRMIIKRAAYENQQAMIDQTMKFVDRFRSKASKATQVQSRLKQLEKIELIELDETENSIAFRFPPSPPSGRTMLEIEGLHKQFGEQPVFNNLSFSLQRGEKLAVLGVNGAGKSTLVKILAGLIPPDSGTIRKGHNVAISYFGQHQAQELDPRFTVLETLSHVNNEMSVTQTRSLLGAFLFRGDDVDKKVAVLSGGEKSRVALAKMIATPANLLILDEPTNHLDIQSQEVLQEAMRQYDGSIIVVSHNRYFANSFVSKVLEIKNSHGTIFDGNIDYYLHKTHAESAAAPPKSAVAPKSKPGAPVQEKQTKKGKESRKLQAEMRQQKNREIGPLKKNVERYEQEIDQLEPRKSQLEQAMADPELYKDQDRFAELNNEYTALGRKLKKTYADWEQDQAKIEAIEARFAEECEE, from the coding sequence ATGCTTGCCATCAACCAACTTTCCATCCAGTTCGGCTCCAAACAACTTTTCAAAAATGTCTCGGTCAGGGTCCATCCCGGCGAAAAAATCGGCCTGGTCGGGGTGAACGGCGCGGGGAAATCTACGCTGCTCAAGATCATGGCGGGGGTTAAACATGTGGATGACGGCATTCTTGCCCGATCCAAAAACATCTCCGTCGGCTACCTGCCCCAGGAGATTACCGCCTTTCCTCCCGGCCGCACCCTGTTTCAAGAAGCGGAAACCGCCTTTGCCGAAGCTTTGTCGCTGCAAAAGGAGCTCGATCAGGTCAACCAGGATCTTGGCCGAATACCGCCGGAAGACCCTGGCTTCGCCGACCTATTACACCGCCAGGGAGATCTCCAACACCGACTGGACCAATCCGACATTTTCACCATGGAGTCCCAGATTGAAAGAATTCTTCTTGGCCTAGGTTTCTCCCAGAGCGATTTCAGCAAAGACAGCATCTCTTTTTCCGGCGGCTGGCTCATGCGCTTGATGCTGGCCAAGATCCTCCTTGCCAAGCCGGACCTCCTGCTGCTGGACGAACCAACCAACCATCTCGATATCGAGTCGCTCACCTGGCTCGAAGAGTTCCTGCAAAATCACCGGGGGGCCATGGTGATGATCTCCCATGACCGCTCCTTTCTCGACAACCTCACCACCGTAACCTGGGAAATATCCCTGGGGGAGCTCACGGTCTACAAGGGGAATTACTCAAAATACCTGGTCGATAAAGCAAACCGGATGATCATCAAACGGGCGGCCTATGAAAATCAACAGGCCATGATCGATCAGACCATGAAGTTCGTTGACCGTTTCCGCTCCAAAGCCTCCAAGGCCACCCAGGTCCAGAGCCGCCTCAAGCAGCTGGAGAAGATCGAGCTCATCGAATTGGACGAGACGGAAAACTCCATCGCCTTCCGCTTTCCGCCCTCCCCGCCCTCCGGCAGAACCATGCTGGAGATAGAAGGGTTGCACAAACAGTTCGGCGAACAGCCGGTTTTCAACAACCTCTCCTTTTCATTACAGCGCGGCGAGAAGCTGGCGGTACTCGGGGTCAACGGCGCGGGCAAATCCACCCTGGTAAAAATCCTCGCCGGCCTCATCCCCCCGGACAGCGGCACCATCCGCAAGGGCCATAACGTGGCCATCTCCTACTTCGGCCAGCATCAGGCCCAGGAACTCGACCCCCGCTTCACCGTGCTGGAAACCCTGAGCCATGTGAACAACGAAATGAGCGTCACCCAGACCCGCTCCCTGCTGGGGGCCTTCCTCTTTCGCGGCGATGACGTGGACAAGAAGGTGGCGGTGCTCTCGGGCGGCGAAAAAAGCCGGGTGGCCCTGGCCAAGATGATCGCCACCCCGGCCAACCTGCTGATCCTGGACGAGCCCACCAACCATCTGGATATCCAATCCCAGGAGGTGCTCCAGGAGGCGATGCGCCAATACGACGGCTCCATCATCGTGGTTTCCCATAACCGCTATTTTGCCAATTCCTTTGTCTCCAAGGTCCTGGAGATCAAAAACAGCCACGGCACCATTTTTGACGGCAATATCGACTACTATCTCCACAAGACCCATGCCGAATCGGCCGCTGCCCCACCAAAGTCCGCGGTTGCGCCCAAAAGCAAGCCAGGGGCCCCGGTCCAGGAAAAACAGACAAAAAAAGGCAAGGAATCGCGCAAGCTGCAGGCGGAAATGCGGCAGCAGAAGAACCGCGAGATCGGACCGCTGAAAAAGAACGTGGAACGCTACGAACAGGAGATCGATCAGCTCGAACCCAGGAAGAGCCAGCTCGAACAGGCCATGGCCGATCCTGAGCTGTACAAGGACCAGGACCGCTTTGCCGAACTCAACAATGAATACACCGCACTCGGCCGCAAGTTGAAAAAAACCTACGCCGACTGGGAGCAGGATCAGGCCAAGATAGAGGCAATCGAGGCCCGCTTCGCCGAAGAATGTGAAGAATAA
- a CDS encoding carbonic anhydrase: MKKISPVTKLASTLACAAMLACVPAAFASGSGHDAPAVAVKSAEGTIKAAVSGNDQFTSHNDSHHFDGFQTGQTPTLTVVTCSDSRVHTHLFGMEPDNNIFVIRNIGNQVKNAEGSVDYGVRHLPTNILMIMGHSSCGAVKAAMGDYSGETKGIKAELDTLKPVIAAGDNSGDINARWSKNVERNVDYQVKSALELYKEKVQAKELTVVGAVYDFNDLYGKGRGRLVITNINGETNPAKIMAHPVLKELNRGEIVNHVGSLAPAL, from the coding sequence ATGAAAAAAATCTCCCCGGTTACCAAGCTCGCCTCTACCCTCGCCTGCGCAGCCATGCTGGCCTGCGTCCCCGCAGCCTTTGCTTCCGGCAGCGGCCACGATGCCCCGGCCGTTGCGGTCAAGAGCGCAGAAGGGACGATCAAGGCCGCAGTCAGCGGCAACGACCAGTTCACCAGCCACAATGACAGCCATCATTTCGATGGCTTCCAGACCGGCCAGACCCCCACCCTCACCGTGGTCACCTGCTCCGATTCCCGGGTACACACCCACCTGTTCGGCATGGAGCCCGACAACAACATCTTCGTCATCCGCAATATCGGCAATCAGGTCAAAAATGCCGAGGGCTCGGTTGACTACGGGGTGCGCCATCTGCCCACCAATATTCTGATGATCATGGGCCACTCCAGCTGCGGTGCGGTCAAAGCGGCCATGGGCGATTACTCCGGCGAGACCAAGGGCATCAAAGCCGAGCTGGACACCTTGAAACCGGTTATTGCTGCAGGAGACAACAGCGGCGACATCAATGCCCGCTGGAGCAAGAACGTGGAGCGCAATGTCGACTACCAGGTCAAGAGCGCCCTGGAGCTGTACAAGGAAAAGGTCCAGGCCAAGGAGCTCACCGTGGTCGGCGCGGTCTATGATTTCAACGACCTCTACGGCAAAGGCCGCGGCAGGCTGGTAATCACCAATATCAACGGCGAAACCAACCCGGCAAAGATCATGGCCCATCCGGTCCTCAAAGAGCTGAACCGGGGCGAGATCGTCAACCATGTGGGCAGCCTGGCTCCGGCCCTCTAA
- a CDS encoding HD-GYP domain-containing protein — translation MITESRKLIRIVSDYLLAEDRIIDFNIYTKPPKSNKPILLIAANTNIADIKETLAKKSHGPLFITQESAKKFENFMEESLDSIIKNRNIPLDQKSSLVHTCAKNIIRDVFDDPRSGRHISRAKNITSNIIDLTLEDTQSIRHLLRLGSKDYYTFSHCVNVAVFGIGLWMMIRKGDETELHDFALGCILHDVGKSQIVDSILNKQGKLDYEEFEIIKKHPGQGHWLMAKHTSEITLDVIIHHHEKINGQGYPHGLKGDQISDNAKIATIADVYDALTTNRPYAGARLPISALTLMKEEMVGHFEQKRFEDFILFLGGRGA, via the coding sequence ATGATCACCGAATCCAGAAAACTTATCCGCATTGTCTCCGACTATCTTCTCGCGGAAGACCGGATAATCGATTTCAATATCTATACCAAGCCTCCCAAAAGCAACAAACCCATCCTGCTGATCGCGGCCAACACCAATATCGCCGACATCAAGGAGACCCTCGCCAAAAAAAGTCACGGCCCCCTCTTTATCACCCAGGAATCCGCCAAAAAGTTTGAAAATTTCATGGAGGAGTCCCTCGACTCCATTATCAAGAACAGGAACATTCCCCTTGACCAGAAATCATCGCTTGTGCATACCTGTGCCAAAAACATCATCCGGGATGTCTTTGACGACCCCCGAAGCGGCAGACACATCTCCCGCGCCAAAAACATCACCAGCAACATCATCGACCTTACCCTGGAGGACACCCAGTCCATTCGCCACCTGCTCCGCCTGGGCTCCAAAGATTATTACACCTTTTCCCACTGCGTGAATGTCGCGGTTTTTGGCATCGGCCTCTGGATGATGATCCGCAAGGGCGACGAGACGGAACTCCACGATTTTGCCCTCGGCTGTATCCTGCACGATGTGGGAAAAAGCCAGATCGTTGACTCTATCCTCAACAAGCAGGGCAAGCTCGACTACGAGGAGTTCGAAATCATCAAAAAACACCCCGGCCAGGGGCATTGGCTCATGGCCAAACATACCTCGGAAATAACCCTGGATGTGATCATCCACCACCATGAGAAAATCAACGGTCAGGGCTACCCCCACGGTCTTAAGGGAGACCAGATTTCCGACAATGCCAAAATCGCCACCATTGCCGACGTCTACGATGCCCTGACAACCAACCGTCCATACGCCGGGGCTCGACTTCCCATCAGCGCCCTGACCCTGATGAAGGAAGAGATGGTTGGCCACTTTGAGCAAAAAAGATTTGAGGATTTCATCCTGTTTTTAGGAGGAAGGGGGGCCTGA
- a CDS encoding adenylate/guanylate cyclase domain-containing protein yields the protein MTASPEISATLTLLDAQEDNAPRWLLGTDTTYTLGRVANTDITLPYSWVSRKHAMIQKEENGRFNLIDLGSSNGTFINGRKIHTPVSLQDGDCIGIGSTRLLFHQDTSPNRAAATNGPDLDEMTVAFVQKQIITILICDIHDYTKLSETMGDQWVSQLLQHWTGRVTKLVNKHNGTVDKFIGDAVMALWSGANLQDNIHQALKTAIAINTFTSNLGKKIPDLPWALQIGAALNTGEAMMGNLTQNGSYTVVGDVVNVAFRLESLTNRQEDLDIVMGCDAAMHLLAPETFFKKYSFRVKGKQEEVEAYGCSFPQLSTYLEHKLNQPGTG from the coding sequence ATGACCGCGTCACCGGAAATATCTGCCACCCTCACTCTTCTTGATGCCCAGGAAGACAATGCCCCGCGCTGGCTGCTCGGTACAGACACCACCTACACCTTGGGCCGGGTAGCCAACACCGATATCACCCTTCCCTATTCATGGGTCTCCCGGAAGCACGCCATGATCCAGAAAGAGGAAAATGGCCGTTTCAATCTCATTGACCTGGGAAGCTCCAACGGCACCTTTATCAACGGCAGGAAGATCCACACCCCGGTATCTCTGCAAGACGGCGACTGCATCGGCATCGGCAGCACCCGCCTCCTCTTCCATCAGGATACGAGCCCAAACAGAGCAGCGGCGACAAACGGTCCGGATCTCGACGAAATGACCGTGGCCTTTGTCCAGAAACAGATCATCACCATCCTGATCTGCGACATCCATGACTACACCAAGCTCTCCGAAACCATGGGCGACCAGTGGGTTTCCCAACTCCTCCAGCATTGGACCGGGCGAGTCACCAAGCTGGTCAACAAACATAACGGGACGGTCGATAAATTCATCGGGGACGCGGTCATGGCCCTGTGGTCCGGAGCAAATCTCCAGGACAACATTCACCAGGCCCTGAAAACAGCCATTGCCATCAACACCTTCACCAGCAATCTCGGCAAGAAGATTCCAGACCTTCCCTGGGCTTTACAGATCGGGGCAGCCCTCAATACCGGAGAGGCGATGATGGGGAACCTTACCCAGAACGGCAGTTACACCGTGGTGGGAGATGTGGTGAATGTGGCGTTTCGCCTGGAAAGCTTGACCAACAGGCAAGAGGACCTGGATATCGTGATGGGCTGCGATGCTGCCATGCACCTTCTTGCACCTGAAACATTTTTCAAGAAATACTCCTTCCGGGTGAAGGGAAAGCAGGAGGAGGTTGAGGCCTATGGCTGCAGTTTTCCTCAACTTTCCACCTATCTCGAGCACAAGCTCAACCAGCCTGGAACCGGGTAA
- a CDS encoding SelT/SelW/SelH family (seleno)protein → MKITITYCSQUNYLPRASRLEAELKKQFAAEVELIPSSGGIYEIMADGCLVFSKHASGRFAEPEEIISLIQSHG, encoded by the coding sequence ATGAAGATCACCATCACCTACTGCTCCCAATGAAACTATCTGCCGCGTGCTTCCAGGCTGGAAGCCGAACTCAAGAAACAATTCGCTGCCGAAGTTGAGCTTATCCCCAGTTCCGGTGGCATCTACGAGATCATGGCCGATGGGTGTCTGGTCTTTTCAAAACACGCATCCGGTCGTTTTGCCGAACCCGAGGAAATCATCAGCCTCATCCAGAGTCACGGGTAA
- a CDS encoding deoxyguanosinetriphosphate triphosphohydrolase: MDHSIRLQIEGREAASLAPYAALSRNSKGRLKAEEECPIRGAYQRDRDRIIHCKSFRRLKHKTQVFLAPTGDHYRTRLTHVLEVSQIARTISVALRLNGHLTEAIALGHDLGHTPFGHAGEAVLDELYPTGFRHYDQSLRVVNILEKKGEGLNLTAEVLDGIAKHSKGRREILPLDLSELPATMEGRVVRIADIIAYVNHDLDDAARAGIIQESQIPSHLQKLFGANHSGRIGTMVHDLVAQSLKNGGETLTMTPQLLEGIGELRSFLFENVYETNRVHDDFIKAKKVLRELYEYFINHDDHWEKVIDYDAATPREQMVCDFIAGMTDRYALDLYTNIFLPKPWSVM, encoded by the coding sequence ATGGACCATTCCATCCGCCTGCAGATCGAAGGGCGCGAGGCCGCAAGCCTCGCGCCCTACGCCGCTTTGAGCCGCAACTCCAAAGGCAGACTCAAAGCCGAAGAGGAATGTCCCATCCGGGGCGCCTACCAGCGCGACCGGGACCGGATCATCCACTGCAAGTCCTTCCGGCGCCTCAAACATAAAACCCAGGTCTTCCTGGCCCCCACCGGCGACCATTACCGGACCCGGCTCACCCATGTGCTCGAGGTCAGCCAGATCGCCCGGACCATCTCCGTGGCCCTGCGCCTCAACGGGCATCTCACCGAGGCCATCGCCCTGGGCCATGATCTCGGCCACACCCCCTTTGGCCATGCCGGGGAAGCGGTGCTGGACGAACTCTATCCCACCGGCTTTCGCCACTACGACCAGAGTCTGCGCGTCGTAAACATCCTGGAAAAAAAAGGCGAGGGACTCAACCTGACCGCTGAGGTCCTGGACGGGATCGCCAAACATTCCAAGGGGAGACGCGAGATTCTGCCCTTGGATCTATCCGAACTCCCCGCCACCATGGAAGGACGGGTGGTGCGCATCGCCGATATCATCGCCTATGTGAACCACGATCTTGACGATGCCGCCCGGGCCGGAATTATCCAGGAATCGCAGATACCAAGCCATCTTCAGAAGCTTTTCGGCGCCAATCACTCCGGGCGGATCGGCACCATGGTCCATGATCTTGTGGCCCAAAGCCTGAAAAACGGCGGAGAAACCCTGACCATGACCCCGCAGCTGCTTGAGGGCATCGGCGAACTGCGCTCCTTTCTCTTTGAAAACGTCTACGAAACCAACCGGGTGCACGACGACTTCATCAAGGCCAAAAAGGTGCTGCGGGAGCTCTACGAGTACTTCATCAACCACGACGACCACTGGGAAAAGGTCATCGACTATGATGCCGCGACCCCGCGGGAACAGATGGTCTGCGACTTCATCGCCGGCATGACCGACCGCTATGCCCTGGATCTTTATACCAACATCTTTCTTCCCAAACCCTGGAGTGTAATGTAA